tgtgggtgtgtgtgtgtgtgtgtgtgtgtgtgtgcatgagtttgtgtgtatgtttgtgtgtgtttgtttgtaaaggtgtgtgtgtccgtctgtctatgtgcgtatgagttttgtatgtatgagatctgtgtgagtcactgtgtgtgtgtgtgtgtgtgtgtgtgtgcgtgtgagcctgtgtgtgtgtgagcttgtgtgtgtgtgcgtgcatgcatgcgcgtgtgtgtgtgtgtgtatgtgtgtgtctgtttgtaagaaagactggctgaaccggcccccgtagcgcagtggttagcgcatcgggctgcgggccgggaggtcgtgggttcgaatcccatcagggtcatgtgggtttttcgggctacggtcggctcctacccagagtggaagtgctatggttcctatgggaaggctggaatcacacagccgagtgtcattcacttaacgaatgcgactttgagggtgctcaggttctgcttacctgaccaacaccgcaggtgcggcagttctcgggcctggttgacaccaggatatattatgacagtaagcgtagagtgctgccctgtcacgtagtctcaaaccaaattggaaatccatagcatcatcattataatcatcctcatctcattaatcatccaaaattataaaatgtccttgctcttgtggcccttcatgcccggagctctcatggtgaccttggtctcagtgttcctgttccatccttccctgaatagtacttctgctgtcagtcagatctagatctagcgtcttccactcttgcactgtgtctatgcttactgtgtgcgtgtatgtgtgacggagtgattgagtttgtgttactgtttgtcgatttcttacgggagccttgaaggcttcgcctcttgttagggTTGGAGTTTGAACGCGTGCAGAATTTGTATgagcagtcttcttcttcttcttcttcttcttcttcttctgcgtttgtgggctgaaactcccacgtacactcgtgtttttgaacgagtggaattttacgtgtattaccgtttttaccccgccatttaggcagccatacgccgctttcgggggaagcatgctgggtatgttcgtgtttctataacccaccaaactctgacatggattacaggatcttttccgtgcgcgtttggtcttgtgcttgcgtgtgcacacgaaggtggataagccactagcaggtctgcacataagttgacctgggagatcggaaatatcaccaggcggccgcggccgggattcgaactcacgaccttccgattaagaggccgacgtcttaccaccccgccacagcgccagTCAGAGTTGGAGTTTGAACACGTGCAGAATTTGTATGAGTAGTCTACCTCAATTAAATGATAATTACAAGTCGATTGTGCGAGACTGACATTTCCTTGACGGATCTGCGTCAGTTGTGCTGGACGGCTCAAATACGGTGTTGCGATATTGGATTCTTTCATAATAACGATATAACAATATATCTTGTTCATTGATTTGCACCATAAAAGTCACATTCAACATTTACTACACTCCTTCACATCGAAGAGTATGCTTATCactagtgtgtgtatgtgtgtcgaTTCATCTCCACCACCGCTGCCAGCTCCAACTTTTGAAATATGTTTAGCTTCGAAGATTGTGTGCATTCCGAATGCTCTCCACAgcttgtccacacacacacacacacacacacacacacacacacacacgcacgcacgtattcacacacacacacacacaaacgtacgcacgcacgcacgcacgcattcacacacacgcacacgcacgcacgcattcacacacacacacacacacacacacaaacgcacgcacgcacgcattcacacacacacacacacacacacacacacacacacacactggcacagagTGGGAGAGACAGTCAAACATACAAACATAGATCGATAGAGCAAGCCTTCTGTCAAAACTTGATTAGATCATAATGTTATACCTCGAAGCTTTATTCGAAACCTCACTCGAAACGCAcacaatgttgttgtttttatattatTATGTTTTATTCAAGACCTCGCTACAAAGATACACATTTCTTGACTCTCAACTCCAATCAGTCTATTTCTTGATGGAGAGGTACGGAGCACAGTGACTCCTGACTCTGTAGGAGACGCCCACCAGTTCCTGGCATCTGTCGATCTCTTCCGACAGGGCGTCGCAAGCGTTGGGGTCTGTGAACCCGCTGCACACATATTCCACGCAGTGCTGGAAGAAAAAGATAAATTGGTGGAGATTAGCTGTGATCGTTATTTGTTTTCAACTTTTTTAGCTCAGTGTCTATAATAAACGTGGGAAATAAATCTAGACCGTAAAACTTGCATCAAATCCAATAAATACATATTCCTCCAAATCCACATAGAGCGGAAGACTCTAATGATCAACAGCAAGTATTTAACTGAGAACTAAATATTTGGGAGATGGGGAAAATGGAAACTCTTTTAAGGGCTTTGTCTAATAAAACtacaaaccacacaaaaacgaCAAATCTCCCAATTTTGCTATGGCTTTGGGCTTTTCTAAGTCTATACGAGTAAAACCTGCTCATTAAATTCCACGCCACAAAAACCTTCAAGTGATACTGACCCTCATGGCACTTTCTGATCTCTCCAAGTTTCTGAggatacacatgttgaacctaGGTTTGGCCACTAGGGGCCAGCACAGCCTCGCTGCCTCGTACTGCTGTGTCGCATTCTTGCACCGGTTGGTCATTGCCCGCGCGGTAGACGCGCAGTCCGAGTCACTACAAGAAAAtcacaaaacaagaatggtaagttaTTGTAATGTTGACATTTTGACAGAACAACACATTACATTCACAAATGCTTTTCTATAGGTTGGCCGTGTGGGGAAAACCACACATATAAACAATGAAAATGGGGCACATATCTGAATATCTGGCGATGTATTTTCAAAGTCACTTACAAAGTCACAAGAGGGAAGACATAAAACTAGTGGTACGTTAACCATTACATACACGTGTTCctcttcttttaaaaaaaatctaaggAGCAGTGACATGAAGTTAAAAAATGTTCAAGATCTTGGTGACCGTTTTGTTTGGGGAGGACAGACGATGCATGTAATAATATTGACACAAGGAAAAAAGGTTTATCGAAAAATACTTTTAAAATCAATTTATATTTTCATTAAGTTATTTGTGTCAAAATAGTCTACAATTAAATCCTGGTCGTTCAAGTGATGGTaggaggggtggggagggggggtgggtggtaTTGGGTTGGAGTGATACAGATTTTGAAGGTGAAGATAATACAAGCTACACAGCTATTTGTATATGTATAATTATCAAGGATGATCAAAATATCCTAGAAGAGAAGCATCAGCTCGCTTACAGTTGCTTTGGCTGGAGAAACAGAATCTAAGATAAGTGAAAACACTTCcagtccctgcgtcctatactagaagccgaaaacacgtactagaaatttattgagggggtcccgggacgcactaacactaaaaagagcgggtccaAAGGACGCCTTATATTAACGTTATCGCGCGTACCCTTGGTACTGTTTTCAGACTGTTGTTTTCAGTTAAAtttatgcgcacacacacacacacacacacacacacacacacacacacacacacacacacacacacatatatatatatatatacacacacacactcagaggcACATTGGCAGGCATTGAATTTAAGGCCCCTGGAgtttgggaccctctaaaactccgctgagggggtccttggaccctctaaaaaaCCAAAGTGGTGGTCCGGGGACCCTCTAGCTCTGGGAgaggcgtccgtggggagcccggAATGTGCATCCCAATTTATTCATAAGATTGTGCAGGTTAGTCACCTACTGTATCAATAGGCCCACGTCAATAACGAAATACAAAAGGATGT
The sequence above is a segment of the Littorina saxatilis isolate snail1 linkage group LG3, US_GU_Lsax_2.0, whole genome shotgun sequence genome. Coding sequences within it:
- the LOC138963210 gene encoding uncharacterized protein; protein product: MIEFGQYEPDDTWHRRSGFRFECYHNNFVPSAYPEQICGNGTKDEVALFKKQNNWTDSRQATIFYNVFTNDGIVQTDSDCASTARAMTNRCKNATQQYEAARLCWPLVAKPRFNMCILRNLERSESAMRHCVEYVCSGFTDPNACDALSEEIDRCQELVGVSYRVRSHCAPYLSIKK